The following is a genomic window from Solanum lycopersicum chromosome 6, SLM_r2.1.
CCCAGGATTCTACAACTCTTCCCTGTCAATAGAGGATATATAAAGCTAAATGGAGGGTAGTCAGCTGGTATCCACCTCCTCATGGCAAAACAATCCCCTGGGCTAGCAGTGAGCTTCTCCTTTCCCCTATTCAACAAAAATGTTAGCATTGGATCTGCACCAATACTCGCTAATTGAGGAGGAATTGGACCAGTAAGTTGATTATTCGCGAGATTCAACCATAACAAGCTGCTGCAGTTCCCCAACTCTGATGGGATTTCACCACTCAATGAATTGTTTGCAAGCATCAACCACAAAAGTGACCTTAGCTTCCCGAAACTTGGTGGTATTGAACCATTGATCCTATTAGAGGAAAGATCAACAGCCTGAAGTGCTGTAAGATCTCCATATTCTGAAGGTATATTGCCACTAAACTGGTTATGTGCAAGAATCAAAAACTCCAAACCTTTCATCTCAGAAATTTCAACTGGTAATGGACCAGAGAAGTGGTTATCACTTAAGTCCAACCGCGAAAGGTTCACCAAGTTTGGAATTCCTGATGATACTATGCCTCCAGTATATGAGTTCCCGTGCAGCACGAGAAATCTTACCTGTGTCAGTTGCCCGAAAATTTCTTGTATTTCTCCTCCAAAGTTGTTTCTACTTAGGTCCAGAAATACCAATTTGTTTAGGCCTGATAGAGTATCTGGAACATCActtgaaaagttgttacttcCCAAGCAAAGTTCTTTAAGACTATGTACTGATCCAATCCCTCTAGGGATTGACCCTGAAAAGCTATTTCCCCACAAATTCAACTCTACTAATCGCTTACAGTTCGCGATAGATGTAGGCAATTCAccaaagaacctattttctgATAAGTCCAAACCTTGCAAAGAGCAGTTTTGAGTGAAAATCCAGGAAGGCAGAGAGCCACTTAAGTTGTTATGAGATGCTGAAAACATATTCAACATATCAAGCCCGAACGACAGATTCCCTGTCAAATAATTGTAGCTTAGATCAAGATACTTCAGTTTCTTGCAGTGAGAAAATTCAAATCCACTCTCACTAGTGAAATTGTTGTTAGAAATATTTGCAACAGCTAAGTTATCACAAATCTCAGGGATCGTTAGCCCATGAATCCTGTTCATTGTCAAATCAAGAACTTCCAGCTTGTTCAGGCCTGTCAAGTTGAGGTCACCAACAATGATATTGTGTGACAAGTTCAAGAACTTCAGATTTCTACACCAGCCTAAGTCTGATGGAATGGACTCTGAAAATGTGTTCTTGGACAAGTCAAGAGAGTTCAATTCTGTCATGGCTGAGAAGTTATTAAACAACTTCCCAGCCAGATTACTTTCCGAGAGATCGATTCCAGTGACACGATTGATGGAAGTAGTGCATGATATTCCAGGCCATCTACAGGGTGACAAATCTGTAGGATTCCAATGGTTATATTTGAATCCTTTGTCAACAGGATTTTGTTCCTTAAGAAATGACTTCAAGTTCAGCAGCAACTGCTTGTCTGTCTCAATTGAGTCTCCACAAACAAGCCTacctatataatataaatacaagTCAAAATTCTCCCAAAAACAAAACAGAACAACATTTAATGCTTGGTGTTTGGAGTAACACAAACAAGACTGGTCTTATGATTTTgctaagttaaaaataaaaaaatctgtCTTGCTGCATTAAATgttgtttaaaaaattgaatctttttaaTTATGTACAGAATGAGACTCTACTACTAAACTTGATCAAATTAAAGCTATCAAATATGAAatgaggatatatatatatatacatacatacctGTTATGAGAATGAAGAAATTGAGTAATACAATGGGAAGAAAAACATGAGATTCCACTTCAGACATGATAATTAAAATCTTGTTTTCCTCCACTagacaatttattttcttaattctcTGTAGTTACTGTGAGGAATATTaatgcaaaagaagaagaacagtaTCAAATGTGAGGAATAATCATAGGAAAATGCAGATGGACCCAAAACAAAATTGGAACACATGCACgtataatagtaatttttttttaaataattagttatgGCCCATTAGTAGTttaattttgactaaattgactcttttatgtgttatttaaaaataaaaaggttgTTTGTTAAGTTCCAATATAATATAATCTAATGTCATAATTGGAGTAATAATGTTCTTTAAGAGTGTCAAGTCTGTGGGGGCAATTTGCTAAACAAGCCGCCCAACTTGACCTTAATTTTATTACTAGTTCTAGAACTCAATATTGACCATTTTTGACCTCTTTGCTCCTACGGTGAATAGTCGATAAATACTTATTCGcggtatttatattaaattatataaatttagtactataatcaattataaatataataaggtgatctttcaaaattttccaattacagtgcatatatatatatatatatatatatatatatataaatatatattattggtGGGTTAGTtgaagattttcaaatattctctTCAATGATTAGTCCAAATATACATAGTATCCCtcgtttcaatttttttctttttttttatatttgaattgacttattttacgtgttttaaatcaaaataaattatgaacttttttatagtatttgaataaaaataagaataaaaatttaattagttatttttaaagactaaataaaaataaattaaaattcaaaaacatatCCAAACAGATTAATTTCTTAATTACATTCAATATATCCTACCTTCTCTTAATTACATTCAATATATCCTACCTGGCATAGTAATACGATCCAAAAGAGAATTTTAATACATTATACATTTTTAAACATCACAagattcaatttatttattttaaaaatcacaGCAAAATAAACTAAGATACGTAAATTAACTAAAGGCACTTGAAGACGACCTTTCGCGGCAGGCGTTCAAAACATCAAGTGTGAACGCTGAAAaaagtcatgcattattttatttgtacgtaaaaattaaaatttgttcgTCAATTTTGAACTATAAGCCCctttaataattatttgtattattcaACTTGTTTTGAAGGATTTAAATTTATAcgatataacaaaaaatattttttccactATTAGTAAGCCAATTTTTGGTGCATATCAAGTAaacttaattataatttgtgaTTGCATAGTTAGTAGTTACGTTAGTGATTAATTGAAACATAGAACGTACGTACTGAAAATTACTGCTCCATCTAGGGTTTTAATTTATGCTATTTATTTAGGTATATtccttttaaaacaaaattcgTCTAAACATTATTGATGGTGGCTAGCTTAATTCATTACAATACAATATCCCCTGATggaaatatatgatttatttataatattacctAATTAGCATACAAATTATATAGTACTACTAGTTGTTAATTCTTTATGCTATCTTGTAATAAAATATAGTAGTAATAATCTACGTTGCTCAAGTCAAGCCAGTTGGTCCCCACACTCTTATAAAGTAGacgtcataattttttttcaagcatTGAGTTAAtctgaaattattgaattctgATGAATCCACGATTAAAGGGTTGCCTCCGTCCCTTTTATCACTTGGGAGCCGTGTGAGATGAAAGTCTCGTGCACGATTTTGAATGAGAGAAAGAAGTGACCTTCCTACATTGGACATGAACGATCGATGCCACTACATATAGCCATATTGTTCCTAAATcatgttattaattaattacgtTATCAATATTGTCTATTGAAgattaataattcaatatattgGAGTAGCTCGTACACAACCGTGCTGGGCTCTTTGAACTAACAGTGCTGGGCTTCATTTCAACTTCGACAAGGTTGCGTCCATATTGGTTGGCCCAAAATAAGATATTTAAAGCTACTGGACATAATAGTATTCTCTTCGATTCTACaggaattaatataaattaaaccaCAGATAATTGtgaggaaatatttttttaaaaagaaaatacagtTAATTTTCTGTAGGTTGGTAACTTTATTAatcgatttttttctttttaatttatacttTGAATAGGGAAATAATAACATTGGGAAATGAGAATAGAGTTCAATTCTGTGGAAAATATAAAGTTTTAATTCCTCGAAAAAATACAGAATGAATAAATATTAGATACAACGTGAATAGGGGGCATCAATAAAATCTGCAATTCAAATGTCAACCATATATTCtaattacttaatttaattagaaaataaacgTGCTATGACGTGTCAAAGTGTGCTAATTTTTCAACTTTATAAACTACAAAATATTCTCCAATTAGTTTCAATCATCGCACATCATATTCTCTGACCAAAAAGTATAGAGGATTATAAGTACAGATGAataagaatctttttttttttttgacatttcaTATCTAAATAAACCGAAATACCAATAGGCAATAAcgtatcaaaaatataattttacgtATATAAGTCAATAAACTAAGATATGGACTATTTATTTAGACCTTGCAAATATTACGTACTTAatcttatatgatttttttttataattaattaacaaagaaagttatatgtatataaatatattctgttgaatatttatatatgtttaagatgttaatatataatgtaattgagattttttgttaaaaaatcgAATCGTATGAATATAcgtaaacttttttttaaaaaaaatcataactatCAATTTACTATaccataatatattaataataaacttaaaaaatctaattgtatcagataataacataatatttttagaaatcataattttcgaaaatcaaaattttcaaaagataaatACCACCCTttctgaattattttttaaaattaaacaagataaataaaaaaaagaaaaagaaaaaatagaaaaggaaatTGACCCCTAATAGGACAAAATACTATTTCTGGTTCAAATAATGACTTTTTTGATTTATAAAGATGTCGTTCTTTTTGTctgtaaaaaaacaaaacaaaaaactaaGATTTCGTTTCTGACATTCTCTTTGTGTCAGGGATATGCCACGTGTACATAATATAAATTAGATGGTCGAATGTAACGAACAAAGACCGTAACAGGTTCGGGTCAGTTTCCCGAATCCGGTTCTTGTTTCTCTTACGACTTTCTTCATCAATGGCAATGatcatcattttcattgcattttctTAATCCCTAAattctttccatttttttcattcaatttaCTGTCACTTTTCCCTTACTCTAAATCTTTGTCAATacaattttcttcttcatttctttcaatttcaactgagctgctttttttttttttttaacaaaaaccCAGCTCCCCATTTCTGCATTGATCATCGACCGTGTTATTCCATTTgggggattttttttaaaaaaaatgtcgtATTGTGGGAAATTTTTGAGGATCCATTGAGACATTTTAGCGATCAATTGGTGtgcatttggaaagttaaaggAAGGGGGTGGGAAcccaagttttattttttttattttttgatgcgATTGATAGAGAAACGGCGCCATTAGATGGCGCTGTTCAGACGATTCTTCTATAGGAAGCCGCCGGATCGGCTTCTAGAGATCTCTGAACGGGTCTATGGTATGTTTTTTCTCCGCCAAATTATGTTGTTTTTGACATTCCTCTGTTTTTTTGTCGCGTGTTCGATGACCTACATTTTTGCaataacatgaatttttttgggattttggtTGGAAAAGTTCATTTTTACAGAAACAGGGGAATTTCCCGGGAAAAAAGATCTCCAGCTGTTTTTGACACAAAGGCTTATATGATCATCATAGTTAGCTACATTTGGAATGTCTTATCGTTCAGTTTAACTATGAGAATTTCAAAAATTGCTTAATGAgctaaaaatgtatatatagtttttgaaaCAATACTGAAAATCTGATGCTCCATCATTTTGGTAGTTTGCCTAGCTATTGTGCTCTGTTGTAGTTTTTGTATACCTTTTTTTCAGAATGCTTTGTGGCTTTCTTTGTTCGTTCTGCTTTAATATGCTTCTCTTTAAGCCGAGGGTCTATGGGAAACAACCTCTTTACTTCCCAAAATAGGGGTGAGGTTTGGGTACGCTTTACCCTTCCTAGACCCCACTTGTGATATGTTGTTGTTACCAGCTATAATGTTCTGTGACTTGGAAAGTGAACTTCATTTTACAATTTTGAGTGATATCTGTAGAGCTTACTATCTTTATTATCTTAATGGTGGATGTAACTCGGACCAATAATTCACACATTGCAGTGTTTGATTGTTGCTTCTCAACGGACGCATTGGACAAATATGAGTACAAGACATACATGGGAGGTATTGTAGCTCAGCTGCAGGATCATTATCCAGATGCTTCTTTCATGGTTTTTAATTTCAAAGAAGGAGATCACAGGAGCCAAATATCAGATATATTAACGCAGTATGATATGACTGTCATGGATTATCCTCGGAAATATGAGGGGTGTCCTGTATTGCCACTGGAGATGATCAAGCACTTCTTGCGATCCAGTGAGAGCTGGCTTTCAATCGAGGGCCAACAAAATGTACTGTTGATGCACTGTGAGAGGGGTGGGTGGCCTGTACTTGCTTTCATGCTTGCTGGTCTTCTTTTGTACAGAGAACAGTACACCGGTGAGCAGAAGACACTTGACATGGTATACAGGCAAGCTCCTAAGGAACTTCTTTATGTTTTATCACCTCTGAATCCACAGCCATCTCAGCTTAGATATCTTCACTATATCACCAGAAGAAATATTGGCTTAGATTGGCTGCCATCAGATATACCTTTTGCTTTAGATTGTATTATACTCAGGGTCCTTCCTCAATTTGATGGTGGGAGGGGCTGCCGACTGATGGTTCGTGCCTATGGTTTGGACCCTGCTTCACCAACGTCCAATAGGAGTTCTAAACTcctcttttcaacttcaaagACAAAACATCATGGCCGCCTCTACCGACAGGTAATGCTAAGCTTCAAATGTTTGAGACTTACAGGTAATTAGCTGCAATCTGAAGTATTCTGCTGACTTACCCTCTCCAGGAAGAGTGTGCACTGGTGAAAATAGATATCCACTGTCGTGTTCAAGGAGATGTTGTTCTTGAGTGCATCCATTTGGAAGATGATCTAGTTAGGGAAGTAATGATATTCAGGGCTATGTTCCACACGGCATTTATTCGCTCAAATGTTTTGATGTTAACTCGTGATGAAGTTGATGTCCCATGGGATGCAAAAGACCAATTTTCCAGGGAGTTCAAAGCAGAGGTTTGGTATTTATTCCTCTGAACTTGGCCCTTTTTCCTTTATCCTTTAACACGAACTACAGGAGTTGAATAATGCTCATTTCTGTACCAGGTACTCTTTTCGGACGCTGATGCTCTTCCACCTATTATAACCACTGAAGCACCAGACGAGGATGATAATGCAACTGAGGGAGCTTCACCCGACGAGTTCTTTGAGGTGGAAGAGATATTCAGCAATGCTGTTGATGCACAGGATGGAAGAGGGGAATCTGATGCCCATTCAGTTCAAGACAGTATGCAGGATGATGACAACATTGAAACATGGAAAGAAGAGTTGGAGCATCATGCCTTTCAAGATTGTTCATTTGTTGAAGGTCATCGCAAACTAGAAGAAAATATGGATTCTACTCAACAAGCATCAAAAACAAATGGTTTAGGGGATAGGGACCACTTGATTAACTCCGAGGCTGTTATTTCTGATGTTTCTAGTCGCAAAGATTCAGTAGCACAAACATCGGGGGCAAATGTCATGTCACAAGGAGATAATAAGCAAGATATAGAAGGCCCCTTGAGTCAGGAGAGGCAGGGTTCACAGTTTACTGCTGATATCAATAAAGGAAAGAATGAGAAGGCACCTTCATCTCTTAAGAAACAACTAGCATCAAGCTCCAAACTTGCTGTAGATGGGATTGGAcctaaaaataaatctaaacaGAAAGAATCTCAGGGAACTCTGTCTCGACTAGCAAAGCCAAATGCAGTGTCTCGGTGGATCCCTTCTAATAAAGGTTCTTACACTAATTCAATGCATGTGGCATATCCAGCATCAAGGTATAAGAGTGCTCCACCAGCGCTTGCTGTTACAAAGGATTCTCAATCTGGGTTTAAATCAAAATCGCCCTCTCCTCGAGCTTCTTCAGAAGCTAAAATTCTAGCTGGAGCTGGTCGTATTCCAAAGAAACGCTCTTCATGTCCTGCATCATTAGACATGTCAACAACAGTCAAGGAGGCACCTGTTGCAATGACCTATTCATCAGAATCAGTTGAGAGTCAGGCACTTGACCTTCAGGCATCCCCTTCAAGTCCCCTACCTTCATTTCAATATCCAAGTACTTTATCACTTGAATTGCCTCCTATTCAGGAAGCAAGTACTAACATGCCAGCTTCCACAATGCTACCTGAGTCTTCACAGAAAGACCACATTATAACTGCTTCTTTGACCCACCACTCCTCCCCTCCCCCAcctccacccccacccccacctccACCTTCTCAAATCCCATCACataatcaaaatgtcaaatccTTATCACCACCTCCACCTCCACCTCCACCAACAAATAGTTTGAGAAAGACTCAGATAGGTAGCTCTCATATTCAAAATGTCAAATCCTTTTCACCACCACCCCCACCTCCACCTCCGCCTTCCCCTCCATCATCAAATGGCTTGAGAATGGCTCATATGGGTATCTCTCATCCCCCTCCCCCTCCTCCCCCACCTTTACCACCCACATTATCTACTGTACTGAAAGTTGGTAGGGTATTGTCACCAACCCCCTCACCCACTTCTTTGCCAAATGCGGCTTGTGCAGCATCTTCCTTGGTAGCATTAACTCCACCTCCACCTTCACCTCCACATGCACCAAAGCTAGAAAGACTTAGAATATCccctccaccaccaccacctcctCCCCCTCCTCCTCTCCCTATACCTGCAATTTACAGTGCCCCTCCACCACCTCCACCATTTGTGATTGTGCCTGGAGTTCCTTCTTCGCTAACAATGAGTGATCCACCACTTACTTCTTCACCTAAGCTACCTTCTTTACTTGGTGCTTCAGCTTCACCTCCCCCACCTCCTATGCAGGTATCTCCTCCTTCACCACCTTCACAGAATGATTCTGTTCCACCTACCTCAACTCCTTCGCGAAATGCACCTCTCCCACCTTCGCCTCCACCAAGTTCACCTCTATCTACACCTTCACTTCAATCTCCATCAAGTCCACCTCTATCTACACCTTTACCTCCACCTCCACCTCCACCTCCACCCCCACCTGTCTCAACAAATTCTCCAATGCAATTTTTGCCTCCACCTCCACCAAGAAATGATCCGGCCCCAACTCGACCCCCACCTCCAcctccacccccacccccacccccacctgTTTCAAGAAATTCTCCAATATTAATTCTGCCTCCACCTCCTCCACCCTTACTTCCTTCAAGAAATGTTTCGGCACCAACTGCCCCTCCCCCTCCTCCACCCCTTTCGTACAATACTCCACCTTCAATTCTTTGTCCTCATCCTCTTTCCACCCCATCTTCTTTATCTAGAGCACCACCACCGCCTCCTCCCCCTCCTTTGCATCTTGCACCTTTACcatctcctccattgtcagcaGCTCCACCGCCTCCTCCTCCATTACCAGGAGCTCCACCACCACCTCCAGCTCCTCCTCCCCCACCTTGTGGCGGCACTCCAGTTCCTCAACCTCCATTTTATGGCGGCCCACCAGCTCCTCCACCTCCCCCTTACAGTGGCCCACCAGCTCCTCCACCACCCCCTTACGGTGGCCCACCAGCTCCTCCACCACCCCCTTATGGTGGCCCACCAGCTCCTCCACCACCCCCTTACGGTGGCCCACCAGCTCCTCCACCTCCTTCCTACGGTGGCCCACCAGCTCCTCCACCTCCTTCCTACGGTGGCCCACCAGCTCCTCCACCTCCCTCGGGTGGAGGTCCTCCAGCTCCTCCACCTCCCCCTGGTGGTGGAGGAccacctcctcctcctcctcctcctggTGGAGCACCACCTCCTCCACCCCCTCCTGGAGGTGGTGCACCTGGTCCACCTCCTCCACCACCTCCAGGAGGTAGAGCACCGGGTCCACCTCCCCCACCACCTCCAGGAGGTAGTGCACCTGGTCCACCTCCTCCTCCTGGAGCTCCAAGAGCACCAGGTGGTGGACCTCCCCCGCCACCACCATTTGGCGCTAAAGGACCTGGGGCAGCCGGCAGAGGACTTCCTGCGGGGAGAGCTCCAGCGCTTTCACGGTCAAGATCTAATTTAAAACCATTGCACTGGAGCAAGGTAACCAGGGCACTACAGGGAAGCCTATGGGAGGAACTGCAGAGACATGGAGGGCCTCAAATGTATGTTCCATGATTTTTTAGTTTGAAAGTGCTTATATTCAACTTAATTGAAATACTGATAACTTTTGCTCCAAATCAAGTGCACCAGAGTTTGATGTGTCAGAAATTGAGATTCTTTTCTCAGCCACCCCCAAGGCAAGTAGTGCGGGTAAAGCTGGAGCAAAGAAGAAGTCTGCTGATTCTAAGCCAGACAAGGTTCAACTGGTAATTAATACTATTC
Proteins encoded in this region:
- the LOC101259758 gene encoding formin-like protein 20 isoform X4 codes for the protein MALFRRFFYRKPPDRLLEISERVYVFDCCFSTDALDKYEYKTYMGGIVAQLQDHYPDASFMVFNFKEGDHRSQISDILTQYDMTVMDYPRKYEGCPVLPLEMIKHFLRSSESWLSIEGQQNVLLMHCERGGWPVLAFMLAGLLLYREQYTGEQKTLDMVYRQAPKELLYVLSPLNPQPSQLRYLHYITRRNIGLDWLPSDIPFALDCIILRVLPQFDGGRGCRLMVRAYGLDPASPTSNRSSKLLFSTSKTKHHGRLYRQEECALVKIDIHCRVQGDVVLECIHLEDDLVREVMIFRAMFHTAFIRSNVLMLTRDEVDVPWDAKDQFSREFKAEVLFSDADALPPIITTEAPDEDDNATEGASPDEFFEVEEIFSNAVDAQDGRGESDAHSVQDSMQDDDNIETWKEELEHHAFQDCSFVEGHRKLEENMDSTQQASKTNGLGDRDHLINSEAVISDVSSRKDSVAQTSGANVMSQGDNKQDIEGPLSQERQGSQFTADINKGKNEKAPSSLKKQLASSSKLAVDGIGPKNKSKQKESQGTLSRLAKPNAVSRWIPSNKGSYTNSMHVAYPASRYKSAPPALAVTKDSQSGFKSKSPSPRASSEAKILAGAGRIPKKRSSCPASLDMSTTVKEAPVAMTYSSESVESQALDLQASPSSPLPSFQYPSTLSLELPPIQEASTNMPASTMLPESSQKDHIITASLTHHSSPPPPPPPPPPPPSQIPSHNQNVKSLSPPPPPPPPTNSLRKTQIGSSHIQNVKSFSPPPPPPPPPSPPSSNGLRMAHMGISHPPPPPPPPLPPTLSTVLKVGRVLSPTPSPTSLPNAACAASSLVALTPPPPSPPHAPKLERLRISPPPPPPPPPPPLPIPAIYSAPPPPPPFVIVPGVPSSLTMSDPPLTSSPKLPSLLGASASPPPPPMQVSPPSPPSQNDSVPPTSTPSRNAPLPPSPPPSSPLSTPSLQSPSSPPLSTPLPPPPPPPPPPPVSTNSPMQFLPPPPPRNDPAPTRPPPPPPPPPPPPPVSRNSPILILPPPPPPLLPSRNVSAPTAPPPPPPLSYNTPPSILCPHPLSTPSSLSRAPPPPPPPPLHLAPLPSPPLSAAPPPPPPLPGAPPPPPAPPPPPCGGTPVPQPPFYGGPPAPPPPPYSGPPAPPPPPYGGPPAPPPPPYGGPPAPPPPPYGGPPAPPPPSYGGPPAPPPPSYGGPPAPPPPSGGGPPAPPPPPGGGGPPPPPPPPGGAPPPPPPPGGGAPGPPPPPPPGGRAPGPPPPPPPGGSAPGPPPPPGAPRAPGGGPPPPPPFGAKGPGAAGRGLPAGRAPALSRSRSNLKPLHWSKVTRALQGSLWEELQRHGGPQIAPEFDVSEIEILFSATPKASSAGKAGAKKKSADSKPDKVQLVDLRRANNTEIMLTKVKMPLPDMMAAALAMDESILDADQVENLIKFCPTKEEMDLLKGYTGDKELLGKCEQVPRVESKLRVFLFKIQFKAQVTDFKKSLTTVNSACGEVRSSLKLKEILKKILFLGNTLNQGTARGSAIGFKLDSLLKLADTRATNNKMTLMHYLCQVLASKTPELLDFHESLVSMEAASKIQLKSLAEEMQAIIKGLEKVKKELESSVNDGPVSEIFCKTLKEFIGASEAEVGSLRDLYSVAGRNADALALYFNEDPAKCPFEQVTATLLNFVRLFRKAHEENLKQAEQDKKKVQKEAEMENAEKKQLKKEG
- the LOC101259758 gene encoding formin-like protein 20 isoform X5 codes for the protein MALFRRFFYRKPPDRLLEISERVYVFDCCFSTDALDKYEYKTYMGGIVAQLQDHYPDASFMVFNFKEGDHRSQISDILTQYDMTVMDYPRKYEGCPVLPLEMIKHFLRSSESWLSIEGQQNVLLMHCERGGWPVLAFMLAGLLLYREQYTGEQKTLDMVYRQAPKELLYVLSPLNPQPSQLRYLHYITRRNIGLDWLPSDIPFALDCIILRVLPQFDGGRGCRLMVRAYGLDPASPTSNRSSKLLFSTSKTKHHGRLYRQEECALVKIDIHCRVQGDVVLECIHLEDDLVREVMIFRAMFHTAFIRSNVLMLTRDEVDVPWDAKDQFSREFKAEVLFSDADALPPIITTEAPDEDDNATEGASPDEFFEVEEIFSNAVDAQDGRGESDAHSVQDSMQDDDNIETWKEELEHHAFQDCSFVEGHRKLEENMDSTQQASKTNGLGDRDHLINSEAVISDVSSRKDSVAQTSGANVMSQGDNKQDIEGPLSQERQGSQFTADINKGKNEKAPSSLKKQLASSSKLAVDGIGPKNKSKQKESQGTLSRLAKPNAVSRWIPSNKGSYTNSMHVAYPASRYKSAPPALAVTKDSQSGFKSKSPSPRASSEAKILAGAGRIPKKRSSCPASLDMSTTVKEAPVAMTYSSESVESQALDLQASPSSPLPSFQYPSTLSLELPPIQEASTNMPASTMLPESSQKDHIITASLTHHSSPPPPPPPPPPPPSQIPSHNQNVKSLSPPPPPPPPTNSLRKTQIGSSHIQNVKSFSPPPPPPPPPSPPSSNGLRMAHMGISHPPPPPPPPLPPTLSTVLKVGRVLSPTPSPTSLPNAACAASSLVALTPPPPSPPHAPKLERLRISPPPPPPPPPPPLPIPAIYSAPPPPPPFVIVPGVPSSLTMSDPPLTSSPKLPSLLGASASPPPPPMQVSPPSPPSQNDSVPPTSTPSRNAPLPPSPPPSSPLSTPSLQSPSSPPLSTPLPPPPPPPPPPPVSTNSPMQFLPPPPPRNDPAPTRPPPPPPPPPPPPPVSRNSPILILPPPPPPLLPSRNVSAPTAPPPPPPLSYNTPPSILCPHPLSTPSSLSRAPPPPPPPPLHLAPLPSPPLSAAPPPPPPLPGAPPPPPAPPPPPCGGTPVPQPPFYGGPPAPPPPPYSGPPAPPPPPYGGPPAPPPPPYGGPPAPPPPPYGGPPAPPPPSYGGPPAPPPPSYGGPPAPPPPSGGGPPAPPPPPGGGGPPPPPPPPGGAPPPPPPPGGGAPGPPPPPPPGGRAPGPPPPPPPGGSAPGPPPPPGAPRAPGGGPPPPPPFGAKGPGAAGRGLPAGRAPALSRSRSNLKPLHWSKVTRALQGSLWEELQRHGGPQIAPEFDVSEIEILFSATPKASSAGKAGAKKKSADSKPDKVQLVDLRRANNTEIMLTKVKMPLPDMMAAALAMDESILDADQVENLIKFCPTKEEMDLLKGYTGDKELLGKCEQFFLELMKVPRVESKLRVFLFKIQFKAQVTDFKKSLTTVNSACGEQVRSSLKLKEILKKILFLGNTLNQGTARGSAIGFKLDSLLKLADTRATNNKMTLMHYLCQVLASKTPELLDFHESLVSMEAASKIQLKSLAEEMQAIIKGLEKVKKELESSVNDGPVSEIFCKTLKEFIGASEAEVGSLRDLYSVAKCRCTCAIF
- the LOC101259758 gene encoding formin-like protein 20 isoform X2 codes for the protein MALFRRFFYRKPPDRLLEISERVYVFDCCFSTDALDKYEYKTYMGGIVAQLQDHYPDASFMVFNFKEGDHRSQISDILTQYDMTVMDYPRKYEGCPVLPLEMIKHFLRSSESWLSIEGQQNVLLMHCERGGWPVLAFMLAGLLLYREQYTGEQKTLDMVYRQAPKELLYVLSPLNPQPSQLRYLHYITRRNIGLDWLPSDIPFALDCIILRVLPQFDGGRGCRLMVRAYGLDPASPTSNRSSKLLFSTSKTKHHGRLYRQEECALVKIDIHCRVQGDVVLECIHLEDDLVREVMIFRAMFHTAFIRSNVLMLTRDEVDVPWDAKDQFSREFKAEVLFSDADALPPIITTEAPDEDDNATEGASPDEFFEVEEIFSNAVDAQDGRGESDAHSVQDSMQDDDNIETWKEELEHHAFQDCSFVEGHRKLEENMDSTQQASKTNGLGDRDHLINSEAVISDVSSRKDSVAQTSGANVMSQGDNKQDIEGPLSQERQGSQFTADINKGKNEKAPSSLKKQLASSSKLAVDGIGPKNKSKQKESQGTLSRLAKPNAVSRWIPSNKGSYTNSMHVAYPASRYKSAPPALAVTKDSQSGFKSKSPSPRASSEAKILAGAGRIPKKRSSCPASLDMSTTVKEAPVAMTYSSESVESQALDLQASPSSPLPSFQYPSTLSLELPPIQEASTNMPASTMLPESSQKDHIITASLTHHSSPPPPPPPPPPPPSQIPSHNQNVKSLSPPPPPPPPTNSLRKTQIGSSHIQNVKSFSPPPPPPPPPSPPSSNGLRMAHMGISHPPPPPPPPLPPTLSTVLKVGRVLSPTPSPTSLPNAACAASSLVALTPPPPSPPHAPKLERLRISPPPPPPPPPPPLPIPAIYSAPPPPPPFVIVPGVPSSLTMSDPPLTSSPKLPSLLGASASPPPPPMQVSPPSPPSQNDSVPPTSTPSRNAPLPPSPPPSSPLSTPSLQSPSSPPLSTPLPPPPPPPPPPPVSTNSPMQFLPPPPPRNDPAPTRPPPPPPPPPPPPPVSRNSPILILPPPPPPLLPSRNVSAPTAPPPPPPLSYNTPPSILCPHPLSTPSSLSRAPPPPPPPPLHLAPLPSPPLSAAPPPPPPLPGAPPPPPAPPPPPCGGTPVPQPPFYGGPPAPPPPPYSGPPAPPPPPYGGPPAPPPPPYGGPPAPPPPPYGGPPAPPPPSYGGPPAPPPPSYGGPPAPPPPSGGGPPAPPPPPGGGGPPPPPPPPGGAPPPPPPPGGGAPGPPPPPPPGGRAPGPPPPPPPGGSAPGPPPPPGAPRAPGGGPPPPPPFGAKGPGAAGRGLPAGRAPALSRSRSNLKPLHWSKVTRALQGSLWEELQRHGGPQIAPEFDVSEIEILFSATPKASSAGKAGAKKKSADSKPDKVQLVDLRRANNTEIMLTKVKMPLPDMMAAALAMDESILDADQVENLIKFCPTKEEMDLLKGYTGDKELLGKCEQFFLELMKVPRVESKLRVFLFKIQFKAQVTDFKKSLTTVNSACGEVRSSLKLKEILKKILFLGNTLNQGTARGSAIGFKLDSLLKLADTRATNNKMTLMHYLCQVLASKTPELLDFHESLVSMEAASKIQLKSLAEEMQAIIKGLEKVKKELESSVNDGPVSEIFCKTLKEFIGASEAEVGSLRDLYSVAGRNADALALYFNEDPAKCPFEQVTATLLNFVRLFRKAHEENLKQAEQDKKKVQKEAEMENAEKKQLKKEG